In Aspergillus flavus chromosome 3, complete sequence, one genomic interval encodes:
- a CDS encoding putative mitochondrial peroxiredoxin Prx1, producing the protein MSSWLANGDRSAPRAVVNCVIWRRNSDETVIRRTSIEGEDLEGSRSWRAEGTLGGYYRNLESGTRKRYIPSPSAPPPPKLFQGLLSPLHSPSSLASLHHPHHLITLSSLLGYLLYSFTMAQERAAPIRLGSTAPNFDADTSNGPISFHDYIGNSWAILFSHPDDFTPICTTELGAFAKLEPEFTARGVKLIGLSANGTDSHKLWIKDIDEVTGSKLTFPIIADPERKVAYAYDMVDYQDTTNVDSKGLALTIRSVFIIDPNKKIRLIMSYPASTGRNTAEVLRVVDALQTTDKHGVTTPINWLPGDDVVIPPPVSTEDAQKKFGEIRAVKPYLRFTNLNNKKE; encoded by the exons ATGAGCTCATGGCTGGCCAATGGGGATCGTTCTGCCCCGCGGGCGGTGGTCAATTGCGTGatttggaggaggaacagcGACGAGACGGTCATTCGCCGAACATCTATCGAGGGGGAAGATCTGGAGGGGTCGAGAAGCTGGAGGGCTGAGGGTACCTTAGGCGGTTACTATAGGAATCTGGAGTCTGGCACCCGGAAAAGGTACATCCCTTCACCTAGTGCTCCCCCGCCGCCGAAACTATTTCAAGGtctcctttcccccctccattccccatcttctctcgcctctcttcatcatcctcaccatCTAATCACACTTTCATCCTTACTTGGATACCTCCTTTACTCCTTCACAATGGCTCAGGAACGTGCTGCCCC CATTCGTCTCGGCTCTACTGCCCCCAACTTCGACGCTGACACCTCCAACGGTCCCATCTCCTTCCATGACTACATTGGCAACAGCTGGgccattcttttctctcacCCCGATGACTTCACCCCCATCTGCACCACTGAGTTGGGCGCTTTTGCCAAGCTCGAGCCCGAGTTCACTGCTCGTGGAGTCAAGCTGATCGGTCTGAGCGCCAACGGCACCGACTCCCACAAGCTCTGGATCAAGGATATCGATGAGGTTACCGGCTCCAAGCTCACCTTCCCCATCATTGCCGACCCCGAGCGCAAGGTCGCCTATGCCTATGACATGGTTGACTACCAGGACACCACCAACGTTGACTCCAAGG GTCTCGCTCTGACCATCCGCTCtgtcttcatcatcgacccCAACAAGAAGATCCGTCTCATCATGTCCTACCCTGCCTCTACCGGCCGTAACACCGCTGAGGTTCTCCGTGTTGTCGATGCTCTTCAGACCACTGACAAGCACGGCGTCACCACCCCCATCAACTGGCTCCCcggtgatgatgttgtcatCCCCCCTCCTGTCTCCACCGAGGATGCTCAGAAGAAGTTCGGTGAAATCCGCGCGGTCAAGCC TTACCTGCGTTTCACCAacctcaacaacaagaaggagTAA